A genomic window from Microbacterium sp. ET2 includes:
- the pyrR gene encoding bifunctional pyr operon transcriptional regulator/uracil phosphoribosyltransferase PyrR — MTVRTVLHDADITRALTRISHEILESNKGPQGLVILGIPTRGVPLAERIAAFVTEFGGAPVPVGALDVTMYRDDLHRHPTRAPHPTQIPPNGIDGAVVVLVDDVLFSGRSIRAALDALQDIGRPAAVRLATLVDRGHRELPIRPDFVGKNLPSAREERVYVRLREIDGEDSVSIEGSAA; from the coding sequence ATGACCGTGCGCACCGTGCTGCACGACGCCGACATCACTCGGGCGTTGACTCGGATCTCCCACGAGATCCTCGAGTCCAACAAGGGACCCCAGGGCCTGGTCATCCTGGGAATCCCCACGCGCGGCGTTCCCCTCGCGGAACGCATCGCCGCGTTCGTCACCGAGTTCGGCGGCGCCCCCGTTCCCGTCGGGGCTCTGGATGTCACGATGTACCGCGACGACCTGCACCGTCATCCCACCCGGGCGCCCCACCCCACGCAGATTCCGCCGAACGGAATCGACGGGGCCGTGGTCGTGCTGGTGGACGATGTGCTCTTCTCCGGTCGGAGCATCCGGGCGGCCCTCGATGCGCTCCAGGACATCGGTCGCCCGGCCGCCGTGCGCCTGGCGACCCTGGTCGATCGCGGGCATCGCGAGCTGCCGATCCGCCCCGACTTCGTCGGCAAGAATCTCCCGAGCGCCCGTGAAGAGCGGGTGTACGTGCGCCTTCGCGAGATCGACGGCGAGGACTCGGTCTCGATCGAGGGGAGTGCGGCGTGA
- a CDS encoding aspartate carbamoyltransferase catalytic subunit translates to MRHLLDTKTLDREAAIGILDVAEDMADTQRREVKKLPTLRGKTVVNLFFEDSTRTRISFEAAAKRLSADVINFSAKGSSVSKGESLQDTAQTLQAMGADAVVIRHGASGAPRTLATSGWITAGVVNAGDGTHEHPTQALLDAFTIRKRRFGAASRGRGLDGVRVTIVGDILHSRVARSNVWLLTALGADLTLVAPPTLIPQDVSGWPVTVQYDLDRAIADGPDAVMMLRIQLERMRAAYFPTEREYARVWGLSRQRVAALPPDTMVLHPGPMNRGLEIAAEAADSERSTVLEQVTNGVSVRMAVLYLLLAGERDDEREDGR, encoded by the coding sequence GTGAGGCACCTGCTCGACACCAAGACCCTCGACCGGGAGGCGGCGATCGGCATCCTCGACGTCGCCGAGGACATGGCCGACACCCAGCGCCGCGAGGTGAAGAAGCTCCCGACGCTGCGCGGCAAGACGGTGGTGAACCTCTTCTTCGAGGACTCCACCCGCACCCGCATCTCGTTCGAAGCGGCGGCCAAACGCCTTTCCGCCGATGTCATCAACTTCTCTGCCAAGGGCTCGAGCGTGTCCAAGGGCGAGTCGCTCCAGGACACCGCGCAGACCCTGCAGGCGATGGGCGCCGACGCGGTCGTCATCCGTCATGGTGCGTCCGGCGCGCCGCGGACCCTCGCCACGAGCGGCTGGATCACCGCCGGAGTGGTCAACGCCGGCGACGGCACCCATGAGCACCCCACACAGGCGCTCCTCGACGCGTTCACGATCCGCAAGCGCCGCTTCGGTGCCGCCAGTCGCGGCCGTGGGCTCGACGGCGTCCGCGTGACGATCGTCGGCGACATCCTCCACTCGAGGGTCGCCCGCTCCAATGTCTGGCTGCTCACGGCCCTCGGGGCGGACCTCACCCTCGTCGCTCCACCCACGCTCATCCCGCAGGATGTCTCGGGCTGGCCGGTCACGGTTCAGTACGACCTCGACCGTGCCATCGCCGACGGTCCCGATGCCGTGATGATGCTGCGGATCCAGCTCGAGCGGATGCGTGCGGCCTACTTCCCGACGGAGCGGGAGTATGCGCGGGTCTGGGGCCTGTCACGGCAACGGGTCGCAGCCCTTCCGCCCGATACGATGGTGTTGCACCCCGGCCCGATGAACAGGGGGCTGGAGATCGCCGCCGAAGCCGCGGATTCCGAGCGATCGACGGTGCTCGAGCAGGTGACCAACGGTGTGTCCGTGCGGATGGCCGTGCTGTACCTCCTGCTGGCCGGCGAGCGCGACGACGAGAGAGAGGACGGACGATGA
- a CDS encoding dihydroorotase, whose protein sequence is MSAPHSAIPATLLIRGAAPLGDGRGDILVEDGIIAEVGSGLTRSGATVIDADGLIALPGLVDLHTHLREPGFEHAETVLTGSRAAAAGGYTTVFAMPNTSPVADTAGVVEQELALGEAAGYATVQPIGAVTVGQRGQSLAELGAMAHSRARVRVFSDDGFCVWDPLIMRRALEYVKAFDGVIAQHAQDPRLTEGAQMNEGAVSAELGLAGWPAVAEESIIARDVLLAEHVGSRLHVCHLSTAGSVDIIRWAKRRGVAVTAEVTPHHLLLTDELVRGYDARFKVNPPLRRDDDVRAVREGLADGTIDIVATDHAPHPAEAKACEWQAAANGMVGLESALRVVHEAMVNTGMLGWDDVARVMSAAPARIGRLPGAGTPLTAGQPASLTLYDPAAARPFTTEDLRGRSENSPYLGRALPGEVRVTLHRGVLTVVDGDVLETPGVHA, encoded by the coding sequence ATGAGCGCCCCTCACTCCGCCATCCCGGCCACCCTGCTGATCCGCGGTGCCGCGCCGTTGGGCGATGGGCGAGGTGACATCCTCGTCGAGGACGGCATCATCGCCGAGGTCGGCTCAGGTCTCACGCGTAGTGGTGCCACCGTCATCGATGCGGACGGGCTCATCGCCCTGCCGGGTCTCGTCGACCTCCACACGCACCTGCGCGAACCCGGGTTCGAGCACGCCGAGACCGTTCTGACCGGCTCGCGTGCTGCAGCCGCCGGCGGCTACACCACCGTGTTCGCGATGCCGAACACCTCGCCCGTGGCCGACACCGCCGGCGTCGTCGAGCAGGAGCTCGCGCTCGGCGAGGCCGCCGGGTACGCCACGGTCCAGCCGATCGGCGCCGTCACCGTCGGGCAGCGCGGCCAAAGCCTCGCCGAGCTCGGCGCGATGGCCCACTCCCGAGCGCGCGTACGGGTGTTCAGCGACGACGGGTTCTGCGTCTGGGATCCGCTGATCATGCGCCGCGCGCTGGAATACGTCAAGGCGTTCGACGGCGTCATCGCGCAGCATGCGCAAGATCCGCGGCTCACCGAGGGCGCGCAGATGAACGAGGGGGCGGTGTCGGCGGAGCTGGGTCTGGCGGGCTGGCCCGCGGTCGCGGAGGAGTCGATCATCGCCCGCGACGTGCTCCTGGCCGAGCACGTCGGCTCGCGCCTGCACGTCTGCCACCTCTCCACAGCCGGGTCGGTCGACATCATCCGGTGGGCGAAGCGCCGGGGGGTGGCCGTGACCGCCGAGGTCACACCCCACCACCTGCTGCTCACCGACGAGCTCGTCCGCGGCTACGACGCGCGGTTCAAGGTCAACCCGCCGCTTCGCCGAGACGATGACGTCCGGGCCGTGCGGGAAGGACTCGCCGACGGCACGATCGACATCGTGGCCACCGATCACGCCCCGCACCCCGCCGAGGCGAAGGCGTGCGAGTGGCAGGCGGCGGCCAACGGAATGGTCGGACTCGAGAGTGCGCTGCGGGTGGTGCACGAGGCGATGGTGAACACCGGGATGCTGGGATGGGACGACGTCGCCCGGGTGATGTCCGCAGCCCCGGCCCGCATCGGCCGTCTCCCGGGAGCCGGGACGCCGCTGACCGCCGGCCAGCCGGCGTCGCTGACCCTCTACGACCCCGCCGCTGCGCGCCCGTTCACCACGGAGGACCTCCGGGGGCGGAGTGAGAACTCGCCCTACCTCGGCCGCGCCCTGCCGGGCGAGGTGCGCGTCACACTCCACCGAGGCGTGCTCACCGTCGTCGACGGGGACGTGCTCGAGACACCGGGGGTGCACGCATGA
- the carA gene encoding glutamine-hydrolyzing carbamoyl-phosphate synthase small subunit produces the protein MTALPTSALPAGALLAAAPAVLVLEDGTRHTGRAYGARGTTLGEVVFSTGMTGYQETLTDPSYAGQIVLQTAPHIGNTGMNSEDVESRRIWVAGYIVRDPARVVSSWRSERSLDEALAADGIVGISGIDTRAVTRHIRSAGSMRGGIFSGEAAGWDAEEQLRLVKEAPEMTGQNLSSTVSVGAVEVTPARGERLGNLAVLDLGVKQATIVNLADRGFDVHVLPQNATIDDIRAIDPIAVFYSNGPGDPAASADHVELLRAVLDDRLPFFGICFGNQLLGRALGLGTYKLPFGHRGINQPVLDKVTGRVEITAHNHGFAVDAPLEGSFDSPQGYGRVEVSHIGLNDNVVEGLRALDIPAFSVQYHPEAAAGPHDANYLFDRFRDMVRAHRDTRPGAANVQESNH, from the coding sequence ATGACTGCGCTTCCCACCTCAGCGCTCCCCGCTGGCGCGCTCCTCGCCGCCGCCCCCGCCGTCCTCGTGCTCGAGGACGGCACCCGCCACACCGGGCGCGCCTACGGCGCGCGCGGCACCACCCTCGGCGAAGTCGTCTTCTCCACCGGGATGACCGGCTACCAGGAGACCCTCACCGACCCGTCGTACGCCGGCCAGATCGTGCTGCAGACCGCCCCTCACATCGGCAACACCGGGATGAACTCCGAAGATGTCGAGTCGCGGCGCATCTGGGTGGCCGGCTACATCGTCCGCGATCCCGCGCGTGTGGTGTCGAGCTGGCGCTCCGAGCGATCGCTCGACGAGGCGTTGGCCGCCGATGGGATCGTCGGCATCAGCGGAATCGACACGCGGGCCGTCACCCGTCACATCCGCTCCGCCGGAAGCATGCGCGGAGGGATCTTCTCCGGCGAAGCCGCCGGCTGGGACGCCGAGGAGCAGCTCCGCCTGGTGAAGGAGGCCCCCGAGATGACGGGCCAGAACCTCTCCTCGACGGTGTCGGTCGGGGCCGTGGAGGTCACACCCGCACGAGGTGAGCGCCTCGGCAACCTCGCGGTGCTCGACCTCGGCGTCAAGCAGGCCACGATTGTGAACCTCGCCGACCGGGGTTTCGACGTTCACGTTCTGCCGCAGAACGCCACGATCGACGACATCCGCGCCATCGACCCCATCGCGGTGTTCTACTCCAACGGGCCCGGCGACCCCGCGGCCTCGGCCGATCACGTCGAGCTGCTGCGCGCCGTGCTGGATGACCGGCTGCCCTTCTTCGGCATCTGCTTCGGCAATCAGCTTCTCGGCCGCGCTCTCGGCCTCGGCACCTACAAGCTGCCCTTCGGCCACCGTGGCATCAATCAGCCGGTGCTCGACAAGGTGACCGGCAGGGTGGAGATCACCGCTCACAATCACGGCTTCGCCGTCGACGCGCCGCTGGAGGGCTCCTTCGACAGCCCACAGGGGTACGGGCGGGTCGAGGTGAGCCACATCGGTTTGAACGACAACGTCGTCGAGGGGCTGCGTGCCCTCGACATCCCCGCCTTCTCGGTGCAGTACCACCCCGAGGCGGCGGCAGGTCCACACGACGCCAACTATCTGTTCGACCGGTTCCGTGACATGGTGCGCGCGCATCGTGACACCCGACCCGGCGCCGCGAACGTCCAGGAGAGCAACCACTGA
- the carB gene encoding carbamoyl-phosphate synthase large subunit — MPKRDDIHSVLVIGSGPIVIGQAAEFDYSGTQACRVLRAEGVRVILVNPNPATIMTDPDFADATYIEPITAEVLETIIAKEKPDAILPTLGGQTALNAAISLHEKGILDAYGVELIGAKVDAIRKGEDRQVFKELVIEAGADVAASRICHTMDEVLAGAAELGYPLVVRPSFTMGGLGSGFAFDEADLRRIAGAGLHDSPTHEVLLEESILGWKEYELELMRDTADNTVVVCTIENVDPVGVHTGDSITVAPSLTLTDREYQKLRDIGIDIIRAVGVDTGGCNIQFAVNPDDGRIIVIEMNPRVSRSSALASKATGFPIAKIAAKLAIGYRLDEIPNDITRVTPASFEPTLDYVVVKVPRFNFEKFPAADTTLTTTMKSVGEAMAIGRNFTTALQKALRSLEKRGSSFHWGPQSRSVEELLEGAKTPTDGRIVLVQQALRLGATPEQAFDATAIDPWFLDQIVLINEVADLIRDAPELDEATLRQAKDHGFSDAQIAQLRGMTEAETRGTRHGLGIRPVYKTVDTCAGEFPALTPYHYSSYDAETEIAASERTKVVIIGSGPNRIGQGVEFDYSCVHASFALADAGFETIMVNCNPETVSTDYDTSDRLYFEPLTLEDVLEVLYAESQSGEILGVICQLGGQTPLGLAQGIEDAGYRILGTSPAAIELAEERELFSRLLDDAGLLAPRNGTAIDVEQAVTIAEEIGYPVLVRPSFVLGGRGMEIVYDTSSLRDYFVRIADQAIIGPGMPLLVDRFLDDAIEIDVDALYDGDRLYVGGIMEHLEEAGIHSGDSSCALPPMSLGRSDIDRVREATLAIAHRVGVRGLLNVQFAISAGVLYVIEANPRASRTVPFVSKALGIPLAKAASRIMAGSTVAELVTEGLLPEADGSRVPLGAPVAVKEAVLPFKRFRTRDGQIVDSVLGPEMRSTGEVMGIDRDFPTAFAKSQEAAYGGMPLTGTVFISVADGDKRAVILPAHRLQELGFDLVATEGTAEILGRNGIEVRVVNKYSATQTTGETNIVDLINAGDIDIVVNTPSGGLARADGYEIRAAAVAADKALFTTMAVLGAAVSALPVLREGFAVRSLQEYAADRAEAR; from the coding sequence ATGCCCAAGCGCGACGACATCCACAGCGTCCTCGTCATCGGGTCCGGCCCGATCGTGATCGGCCAGGCTGCCGAGTTCGACTACTCCGGAACCCAGGCGTGCCGGGTCCTGCGAGCCGAGGGGGTGCGGGTCATCCTGGTCAACCCCAACCCGGCGACGATCATGACCGACCCCGACTTCGCCGATGCGACCTACATCGAACCGATCACCGCCGAGGTGCTCGAGACGATCATCGCCAAGGAGAAGCCCGATGCGATCCTTCCCACGCTCGGCGGCCAGACGGCCTTGAACGCCGCCATCTCGCTGCACGAGAAGGGGATCCTCGACGCCTACGGCGTCGAGCTGATCGGCGCCAAGGTCGATGCGATCCGCAAGGGTGAGGACCGGCAGGTGTTCAAGGAGCTCGTCATCGAGGCGGGTGCGGATGTCGCGGCGAGCCGGATCTGCCACACGATGGACGAGGTGCTCGCCGGCGCCGCCGAACTCGGCTACCCCCTCGTCGTGCGCCCCTCGTTCACGATGGGAGGCCTCGGATCCGGCTTCGCCTTCGATGAGGCCGACCTCCGCCGCATCGCGGGTGCGGGCCTGCACGACTCGCCCACCCACGAGGTGCTCCTGGAGGAGTCGATCCTCGGGTGGAAGGAGTACGAGCTCGAGCTCATGCGCGACACCGCAGACAACACCGTCGTGGTCTGCACCATCGAGAACGTCGACCCCGTCGGGGTGCACACGGGGGATTCGATCACCGTTGCGCCGTCGCTGACCCTCACCGACCGCGAGTATCAGAAGCTGCGTGACATCGGCATCGACATCATCCGCGCCGTGGGCGTGGATACCGGTGGCTGCAACATCCAGTTCGCCGTGAATCCCGATGACGGCCGCATCATCGTGATCGAGATGAACCCGCGGGTGTCGCGCTCCTCCGCCCTGGCCTCGAAGGCCACGGGCTTCCCGATCGCGAAGATCGCCGCCAAGCTCGCCATCGGGTACCGCCTCGATGAGATCCCGAACGACATCACCCGCGTGACCCCGGCGAGCTTCGAGCCGACGCTGGACTACGTCGTGGTGAAGGTGCCCCGCTTCAACTTCGAGAAGTTCCCGGCTGCCGACACCACGCTGACCACCACCATGAAGTCGGTGGGCGAGGCGATGGCGATCGGTCGCAACTTCACCACCGCGCTGCAGAAGGCGCTCCGTTCGCTGGAGAAGCGCGGCTCGAGCTTCCACTGGGGTCCGCAGTCCCGATCGGTGGAGGAGCTGCTGGAAGGCGCGAAGACCCCGACCGATGGGCGCATCGTCCTCGTCCAGCAGGCGCTCCGCCTGGGTGCCACCCCTGAGCAGGCGTTCGACGCCACGGCGATCGATCCGTGGTTCCTCGATCAGATCGTGCTCATCAATGAGGTGGCGGACCTCATCCGAGACGCGCCGGAGCTGGATGAGGCGACGCTGCGGCAGGCGAAGGATCACGGTTTCAGCGACGCTCAGATCGCGCAGCTGCGCGGGATGACCGAGGCCGAAACGCGCGGCACCCGTCACGGGCTCGGCATCCGCCCGGTGTACAAGACCGTCGACACCTGTGCGGGGGAGTTCCCGGCGCTGACGCCGTATCACTACTCCAGCTACGACGCCGAGACCGAGATCGCCGCGTCGGAGCGCACCAAGGTCGTCATCATCGGTTCGGGCCCGAACCGCATCGGGCAGGGCGTGGAGTTCGACTACTCGTGCGTCCACGCATCGTTCGCGCTCGCCGATGCCGGATTCGAGACCATCATGGTCAACTGCAATCCCGAGACCGTCTCCACCGACTACGACACCTCCGACCGGCTGTACTTCGAGCCGCTCACCCTGGAGGACGTGCTGGAGGTGCTGTACGCCGAGTCGCAGTCGGGGGAGATCCTCGGCGTCATCTGCCAGCTGGGCGGGCAGACGCCGCTGGGTCTGGCCCAGGGCATCGAGGATGCCGGGTACCGGATCCTCGGCACGAGCCCCGCAGCCATCGAGCTCGCCGAGGAGCGGGAGCTGTTCTCCCGCCTCCTCGATGACGCCGGCCTCCTTGCGCCGCGCAACGGCACGGCGATCGACGTCGAGCAGGCCGTGACGATCGCGGAGGAGATCGGGTACCCGGTTCTCGTGCGTCCGAGCTTCGTCCTCGGCGGCCGCGGGATGGAGATCGTCTACGACACCTCGAGCCTGCGCGACTACTTCGTGCGCATCGCCGATCAGGCGATCATCGGGCCGGGGATGCCGCTCCTGGTCGACCGGTTCCTCGACGACGCGATCGAGATCGACGTCGACGCCCTCTACGACGGCGACCGGCTGTACGTGGGCGGCATCATGGAGCACCTCGAAGAGGCCGGCATCCACTCCGGCGACTCCAGCTGCGCGCTCCCGCCGATGTCGCTCGGCCGCAGCGACATCGACCGGGTTCGCGAGGCGACGCTCGCCATCGCCCACCGCGTGGGGGTGCGGGGGCTGCTGAACGTGCAGTTCGCGATCAGCGCCGGGGTGCTCTACGTCATCGAGGCGAACCCGCGCGCGAGCCGCACGGTGCCGTTCGTCTCCAAGGCGCTCGGGATCCCGCTCGCCAAAGCCGCCAGCCGCATCATGGCGGGCTCGACGGTCGCCGAGCTCGTCACCGAGGGCCTGCTCCCCGAGGCCGACGGCTCGCGCGTGCCCCTCGGAGCGCCCGTCGCGGTGAAGGAGGCGGTGCTCCCGTTCAAGCGGTTCCGCACCCGCGACGGACAGATCGTCGACTCGGTGCTCGGACCCGAGATGCGCTCGACCGGCGAGGTCATGGGCATCGATCGCGACTTCCCGACCGCGTTCGCCAAGAGTCAGGAGGCCGCCTACGGCGGGATGCCGCTGACGGGGACCGTCTTCATCTCGGTCGCCGACGGTGACAAGCGCGCCGTGATCCTCCCCGCCCACCGCCTCCAGGAGCTCGGCTTCGACCTCGTCGCCACCGAGGGGACGGCGGAGATCCTCGGACGCAACGGCATCGAGGTGCGCGTGGTGAACAAGTACTCCGCCACGCAGACGACGGGGGAGACGAACATCGTCGACCTCATCAACGCCGGCGACATCGACATCGTCGTGAACACCCCGAGCGGGGGGCTCGCGCGTGCCGACGGCTACGAGATCCGCGCAGCGGCGGTCGCGGCCGACAAGGCGCTGTTCACCACCATGGCGGTGCTCGGTGCCGCCGTGAGCGCCCTCCCCGTGCTGCGTGAGGGGTTCGCGGTGCGGAGCCTGCAGGAGTACGCCGCCGATCGGGCGGAGGCCCGGTGA
- the pyrF gene encoding orotidine-5'-phosphate decarboxylase has product MTGFAERLRAALDTHGPLCVGIDPHAHLLAEWGLGDTAAAVRDFALRTVDAAAGRVGVVKPQVAFFERFGAGGFAALEETLAAARAAGLIVIADAKRGDIGSTMAAYAAAWLTPGSPLEADALTVSAYLGPDSLRETLTGAVRAGKGVFVLAATSNPEATPLQTAHPVDVAADDGQTVAARVARDVTWVNGSAAFTGDLGPIGLVVGATVDRWELGLTDDLLRGAPLLAPGFGAQGAQPTDLSRLFGALSRNVLASESRSILSAGPADLASRIEQRRALYREGRS; this is encoded by the coding sequence GTGACCGGTTTCGCCGAACGTCTGCGCGCGGCCCTCGACACCCACGGCCCCCTCTGCGTCGGGATCGACCCTCACGCGCACCTCCTCGCCGAGTGGGGCCTCGGTGACACCGCTGCCGCGGTTCGCGACTTCGCGTTGCGGACCGTCGACGCCGCGGCCGGGCGCGTCGGCGTGGTGAAGCCCCAGGTGGCGTTCTTCGAGAGATTCGGGGCCGGCGGGTTCGCGGCGCTGGAGGAGACGCTCGCCGCCGCGCGTGCGGCGGGGCTGATCGTCATCGCCGACGCCAAGCGCGGCGACATCGGCAGCACGATGGCCGCGTATGCGGCCGCCTGGCTGACCCCCGGCTCACCGTTGGAGGCCGACGCGCTCACCGTCAGTGCCTACCTCGGACCCGATTCCCTCCGCGAGACCCTGACCGGGGCGGTCCGTGCGGGGAAGGGCGTCTTCGTGCTGGCTGCCACCAGCAATCCCGAAGCGACGCCGTTGCAGACCGCGCACCCCGTGGATGTGGCGGCGGATGACGGCCAGACGGTCGCCGCCCGGGTCGCCCGCGACGTCACGTGGGTGAACGGCTCGGCCGCCTTCACCGGTGACCTCGGTCCGATCGGACTCGTGGTGGGCGCGACGGTGGACCGGTGGGAACTCGGCCTCACCGACGACCTGCTGCGCGGCGCACCTCTCCTCGCGCCCGGATTCGGCGCGCAAGGTGCTCAGCCCACCGACCTGTCGCGCCTGTTCGGTGCTCTGTCGCGCAACGTCCTCGCCAGCGAGAGCCGCAGCATCCTGTCCGCCGGACCGGCCGACCTCGCTTCCCGGATCGAGCAGCGGCGGGCCCTGTACCGGGAGGGACGGTCGTGA
- the gmk gene encoding guanylate kinase encodes MISSRRPPEVDRRAASERAVAARRARAALKRDLATRIISPQELTRRAFAAPDSPAGTLRVTEFLTALPAIGEGKRDRILESLAISPVKRLGGLGARQRRDLTAFLDERWPEPAPRTGRSRLIVLAGPTAVGKGTVAAHIKTHHPEILLSVSATTRGPRPGERDGEHYYFVGDVEFDRLIAEGQLLEWATVHNSHRYGTPRRPIEEALAQGRTVLLEIDLQGARQVRAAEPSATLVFLLPPSWDELVNRLVGRGTEDAEERARRLRTARVELAAQSEFDYRVVNDDVARAASEVVSLAAR; translated from the coding sequence GTGATCTCGTCCCGTCGCCCTCCCGAGGTCGACCGCCGCGCCGCCTCGGAGCGGGCGGTTGCCGCGCGCCGCGCCCGCGCCGCGCTCAAGCGCGATCTGGCCACGCGCATCATCTCGCCTCAGGAGCTCACCCGCCGTGCCTTCGCTGCTCCGGATTCGCCTGCCGGGACGCTGCGCGTCACCGAGTTCCTCACCGCCCTTCCGGCCATCGGGGAGGGCAAGCGCGACCGGATCCTCGAATCCCTCGCCATCTCGCCGGTGAAGCGACTCGGCGGGCTCGGCGCCCGCCAACGTCGCGACCTGACGGCCTTCCTCGACGAGCGGTGGCCCGAGCCCGCGCCGCGGACGGGTCGCAGTCGCCTCATCGTGCTGGCCGGCCCGACGGCGGTGGGGAAGGGGACGGTCGCGGCGCACATCAAGACGCACCACCCCGAGATCCTGCTGTCCGTCTCCGCGACCACGCGCGGGCCGCGACCGGGGGAGCGGGACGGCGAGCACTACTACTTCGTCGGCGATGTCGAGTTCGACAGGCTCATCGCGGAAGGCCAGCTCCTCGAATGGGCGACGGTGCACAACTCCCACCGCTACGGCACCCCCCGCCGGCCGATCGAGGAGGCCCTGGCGCAGGGCCGCACCGTGCTGCTCGAGATCGATCTGCAGGGGGCACGGCAGGTCCGGGCCGCCGAGCCGTCGGCGACGCTCGTCTTCCTCCTGCCACCCAGCTGGGACGAACTGGTGAACCGGCTCGTGGGGCGCGGCACCGAGGATGCCGAGGAGCGCGCCCGGCGTCTGCGCACCGCGCGGGTCGAACTGGCAGCGCAGTCGGAGTTCGATTACCGCGTGGTCAACGACGACGTCGCCCGGGCGGCATCAGAGGTCGTTTCGCTCGCCGCACGCTGA
- a CDS encoding ABC transporter ATP-binding protein produces MPIPNSRVADVPSGRASRGAVRVAGVARTFPTPAPLPVLRGVDLTLAPGEIVAVVGPSGCGKSTLLRLLAGLDTPTSGVIELDAAPVRDTDERTAVAFQEPRLLPWRTIADNVALGLPRGIRGSERRDRVAELLDLVGLSHAADRRPREVSGGMAQRTSLARALARGPEVLLLDEPFGALDALTRLRMQDLLLQIHAARPTTVLLVTHDVEEALYLADRVLLLRSLDDSAASSIARIVEVPGSRPRDRAAHDFTALRAELLEGLGVDTHHSTPDIRTPAEEIR; encoded by the coding sequence ATGCCCATCCCGAACTCCCGCGTCGCCGACGTGCCGTCAGGCCGCGCATCGCGCGGCGCGGTCCGCGTCGCCGGGGTGGCTCGGACGTTCCCGACGCCCGCGCCGCTGCCGGTGCTGCGCGGTGTGGACCTCACGCTCGCGCCCGGTGAGATCGTGGCCGTGGTGGGGCCGTCCGGATGCGGCAAGTCGACGCTTCTGCGCCTCCTCGCAGGGCTGGACACTCCGACCTCGGGTGTGATCGAGCTCGACGCCGCGCCCGTCCGCGACACCGACGAGCGCACCGCGGTGGCCTTCCAGGAACCGCGCCTGCTGCCGTGGCGCACCATCGCAGACAACGTCGCCCTCGGACTTCCTCGCGGGATCCGCGGGTCGGAGCGCCGAGACCGCGTCGCCGAACTCCTCGACCTCGTCGGTCTCAGCCACGCCGCCGACCGTCGCCCGCGCGAGGTCTCCGGCGGCATGGCCCAGCGCACCTCCCTCGCCCGGGCGCTGGCCCGGGGTCCCGAGGTCCTCCTGCTCGATGAGCCCTTCGGTGCTCTCGACGCCCTCACGCGCCTGCGCATGCAGGACCTGCTGCTGCAGATCCACGCCGCGCGGCCCACCACCGTCCTCCTCGTCACGCACGACGTCGAGGAGGCGCTGTACCTGGCCGACCGCGTACTGCTGCTGCGCTCCCTGGACGACTCCGCGGCGTCCTCGATCGCGCGCATCGTCGAGGTGCCGGGCTCGCGCCCGCGCGACCGCGCCGCCCACGACTTCACCGCCCTGCGCGCCGAGCTCCTCGAAGGACTCGGCGTCGACACACACCACAGCACACCCGACATCCGCACCCCCGCCGAGGAGATCCGATGA